The nucleotide sequence GGATGATTCCATCTTAGTAATGCTTCAAATCCTGTTAATTTTTGATTGGATAGGTCAAGTTGGGGCTGGAAATAAATGTATAACTGTTTGTTGGCAAAAGCTAGCTTTAAGTCTTCTTTCAATTGAATGGTTTCTTCATACTCCTTAATGAGTTGTTTAGTAAAATAGGTGAATTGATTTTTCCCAGCTTCTTTCGAATGATACATAGCAAGGTCTGCGTGTTTCATTAAGGTCTCAGCATTAGTTCCATCGAAAGGATAGCTAGCTGCTCCAATACTAGTAGTAACGGAAAAATTTCGTTCATAAATAGTCGTTGGAATGGTGATCTCTCTGATGATCTGATTAAGTAAAACGTCTATGTCAATTATAGACTCTTCAGGGTAGACCACGACAAATTCATCGCCACCAAGTCTTGATACAAATCCCGATTTATCTACTATATTTGTTAATCTATTCGCTATTCTCTTGAGTAATTCATCACCAAAGTTATGTCCGTAGTAGTCATTAATATGCTTAAAAGAATCTAAATCTAAAAATAACACATGAAATGGGTTTCCAATCGAAATTTTATCGATGATATACGATTGTAAAAACATACGGTTAGGCAAATGTGTTAATTGATCATGTAGTGCAAGGTATTCTAATTTTTCATTGTTTTTTCTTAATTCATCGTGCTTTTCATCGTATTGTTTTTCACTGTAGAAAATGGTGAATAATATTAAAATTAGAATCGTAATTAATTCAGCTACAAAGAAATCTATATTTTTAACGACATTTAATCCTTCTAGAACCGTTAGTATGGATCCATAAATAGCATAACTACTAGTTAATGAAAAGAAAAACTGAAACCAAAAGGAAACATAATTATTATTTTCGTTTTGATCGATTCGTATTTGCTTAAATATTCGAAGGATAAGAAAATAAGAGGTAATAAACAAGATGAGCGCCACAGATAATTGAAAGGGGTCCCATTCGATAATACCGGACACTTTAAAAATGAAAAGGACGGGGAGTATAGTCGAAATCGTTCCGTAAAATAAGCTTAATATAAACATATCAATTGAAGAGACATCTTGTGAAAATAGATTTAATAGCGTGTAGCTGATTAGAAGGTAGAATAATGTAGATAATATAAAAATAAATAGGAAAGTGCTCCAGTAAACAGCAATATTGATAAAAAGCCCATTCGCAAATAAGGTTAGTAAGGTTGAAAACCATAAACCTAGCGACAGACTAAGAGAGTGAACGAACATAAAGAGCCATTTATTTTTCGGCAACTGCCGATAATAAAGAAAAAAAAGATTAATCAACGTAATGAATAAAACAGGGAGGAATATGTAGTATGAGTTTTGCATAATCTTACCTCCTGGATATAGGTGATAGGTTCTTATTACCTAGTAATATTTTACTAGAAAAGCGTTGATTAAGCAATTTTGATAGTGGGAGAGAGTGTAATAGATTTTGAGAACAAGCTACATAGATTAGACATAATAGTTTTATAGGGGAATTTTTTGAGGATTAGGAGTTACTGATTCAAAAGAAATAATCCCTGTTCATTTCGCATAAGAGGACATAAAGAAAGGGGTAGTTGAGGCAGAAAGCTTTGGATACGTTTACTCTGATTTGGTGATTTTTTCATGCATGGTTTAGGGTGTACCAAATCATTAATGTGTTCGTAAATATTTTAGTTGATGAATTTAAAAATCAAAGCAATCCTTCGTTGTCGTAGTGATTTCGTATAGAAAATAGTGAAAGGTACCAAAAAACACCTATTATTAACAGCGCTTACAATTTATTGAAGATCGATTCTTAGATATTGCTTCTTTTTAACATACTTTTCCATGGTAGCATGGATATCTTCAATGTATTCGTTCAAAGACAAACGAAAAGATGCCACTAAACTAATTATTATAACGGTATAAGTACTGCTATGACCTGCAACTTTCTTTGCTAAAGTAGCACTAAGAAAATAAAAACGAGCTACAGCCAAAACTGTATGCCCGTTTTTTTTGTTTAATGGTCAGCCATTTTGGCATTGGGTTTATGATAGACAGCTAGCTGCTCAATGAGTGAGGAAGAATCTGGATTTAACCCTACAATGCTCACTTTCTTACCAGCTTCTCTATACTTAAGGACGATTTTATCTACTGCAGCTACAGCTGAGTCATCCCATAAATGGGCGTGAGTAAAATCAATTTTAATTTTTTCAGCTTGATCTTTAAAATCGATGGAAGCAATTAATTCTGAAACAGAGGCGAAAAAAATCTGTCCTCTTACTGTGTAAACTATTTCTTGGGTCATATCGTCCATCATAGATGTTACGTGAACTCTAGATATCTTTGCCGCAAAGAAAATAGCGCTAAGAAGAACTCCTGCAAGAACACCTTTTGATAAATCATGCGTTTTGACAACCGTTGCAACGGTTGCAATCATAACAATTGCGTCTGTTTTAGGCATAATATGCAACTTTGTTAAAGAGGACCAATCAAAGGTTCCAATTGAGACCATGATCATGACCCCAACAAGAGCGGCCATGGGAATTTGAATAAGAACATCATTGAGTAAGATGATTAATACTATTAAGAACATGCCGGCTACTAACGTAGATAACCGGCCTCTTCCGCCAGATTTTACGTTAATAACAGACTGACCAATCATGGCACAACCCGCCATTCCACCAAAGAATCCTGATACAATATTAGCTATTCCTTGACCACGGGCTTCTCTGTTTTTATCAGAATCAGTATCGGTCATGTCATCGACGATTTGTGCAGTTAATAAAGATTCTAGTAAACCTACTAGCGCTAAGGCAAAGGAATAAGGAAGAATAATTCTCAAAGTTTCAAAGTTTAATGGAATATCAGGTAATAGAAACAAAGGTAATTTCTGAGAAAGCTCGCCCATATCACCAACCGTTCTAACTGATGATCCAGATACGATCGCAATAACGGTAATGACGACGATGGCAATTAACGGTGAAGGAATTGCTTTGGAAAATCTCGGCAAAATATAAATGATAGCAAGACTCCCTGCAACCATTGCATACATCACCCATGTTTCATCAATAAAATGAGGAAGCTGAGCTGTGAAAATTAATATTGCTAGCGCATTAACGAATCCAACCATGACGGATCTTGGGATAAATCTCATGAACTTCCCGACTTTGAACAGTCCAAAAATAATTTGAATAATTCCTGTCAAAATGGTCGCAGCAAGCAAATATTGCAAACCAAAATCCTTAACTAATGTGACCATTACAAGTGCCATTGCTCCTGTTGCAGCAGAAATCATTCCTGGTCTACCGCCGACAAAGGCAATAACGACTGCGATACAAAAGGAAGCATATAGGCCAACCATTGGGTCTACCCCTGCAATTATCGAAAAGGCAATCGCCTCTGGGATGAGGGCTAGAGCCACAACAATTCCAGAGAGAACATCTCCTCTAATATTTCCAAACCACTGTTCTTTTAATGTTTGTGTGTTCAAACTGACACCTCTTTCTAATATAGTAATTAGGAGCTTATTTTAACAATGTAATCCGGATCAAACGAATCTACAAAGCTACACTCTTAAACAATCCGAGCTAAATACAACGGTATGAATTATATCATTCTCTTATTAGATTACATAATGTCGTGTAAGCGTTTTATATCCTTTGTTACTCTTTATATCTCTTAAATGCGCTCATTTTCATGAATTGCTACAAAATATACTATTTTCATAGTTAAAGCAATTGTCAAAGTTTCTTGGATACATTAGTGGTAAACTAAAGAGGGAAATGTGTATTGTTGTTAGGAGGAGTAGAGATGTTTCAAAAAATTTTATTGGCATCGGACGGCTCAAAGCATGCTTTGCGAGCGGCAGAAAAAGCAGCCCATTTAGCTCACTTGGATCAGGACGCTACGGTAACAATTGCATTCGTTGTGGATGGTTCAAAATCTAAGTCAGATGTCCTGTCTCAAGAAAGTAGAGAATTAATTGAATACAAAAGGAAAGAGAGTCTTCATGAGACTGAGCGTTATTTTGAAGAACAAAATGTCCCTTTTGAAGTGAAAATCCTCAAAGGTGAACCAGGACCGACCTTAATTAAGGTTGCAAATGAACAGGAGTATGATCTTGTCATTCTAGGAAGTAGAGGCTTAAACACGTTACAAGAAATGGTTTTAGGGAGTGTTAGCCATAAAGTTGCGAAGCGTGCTAACTGCCCTGTAATGATTATTAAATAAGACCTATTTTTTATTTTAAGTGGTAATTTAAATACGAAATAATAATTTTGGACCCAGCTTTATTACGTATTAGATACTGCAGCAAAAGGCATCACTCTTTGTGATAGGCTCTTTTCGTATCCATTGTGGCTATTTCATCTGATTTTTGACTAAATCCTCCATTTCATTGTTGATTTCTATCAAAAACAGACGAAATGATGCCCGAAACAAAGCTATATCACAGATAATTAACTGATACGAAAAGCCACAATCTTTGCGTAAACAGCCTTGTGATATCAGTCCTAAATTGAGAGACTCAGCCTCAGTGCTGAGTCTTTTTTTAAGGCTCTTTTCGTATCCATTGTGGCTATTAAATTTACTTTTAATGAATTCGTTCAAAAACAGGTGGAAAGATGTGAGAAACCTATTTTTTAACAGAGGAAGCAACATTATTTGCGAATGCAGTCTTATAGAAAGGCTGTTTTAGCAAATATTGTGGCTTTTCGAATAGGGATATATCCCATGATTTGTATGACTTCGTGCTCTTTTCCAAATGAAAACTTCTCCATTTCTAGATAAAAAGTAAGAAATCAGTCGAAAAAACCTAACTGCTTGTTTTTACTTTGTGCCAATAGCAACAAAGTACACGAAAAGAGCCTATAGAAAAACCAAAAGCTTACCTGATATTTGTGAAATTCTCGTATAAATTAGTAAATAAACACTTATTCCTTTTTTCTTAATCAAAAAATATCTATAATATAATTTAAATATTAAGGTTGTTTTCGCAAGACTCTTTTCGCAAAGATTGTAGCTTTATGAATTATTCCTTATTACGTGATGAAAAATAACTTCGAGCATATTTTCGGAATTTTTTCACCTCAAAATAAGGAAAGAAAAGAGTGCTGCCATCCGTTTTTATATACACGAGCTACAAAGAATGCGAAAAGAGCCAATATTAAAGAGAATAAGGGTGATAGTGAAATGTTGAAAAAATGGATTGAAATCTTTTTTGTTTCCTTACGATTAGGTCTTACTTCATTCGGGGGTCCAGCAGCTCATTTGGCCTACTTTCGTGAGGAATATATAAAGAGAAGGAATTGGTTGGATGAAAAGAGCTTCGCTGATTTAATTGCATTGTGTCAATTTCTACCAGGTCCAGCGAGTAGTCAGGTCGGTATTTCGATAGGCATGGTACGAGGTGGAATCTTGGGCGGAGTGATTTCCTGGTTAGGTTTTACCCTTCCTTCAGTTCTTGCACTTGTTTTATTCGCTTATTTCGTTGAAAGTGGTGATATGATAAATAGTAGTTGGATTCATGGTTTGAAGCTAGTAGCAGTCGCAGTTGTAGCGCATGCTATCATTGGGATGGGGAAGAAGCTTACTCCCGATCGCGAGCGGATGACCATTGCTATCCTAGCTGCAATTGCCACTCTATTGGTTCCAACCGCGATTGGACAATTAGTCATTATAGCTGTGGCAGCTCTGATTGGATATGGATTGTACCGCTCTGAAGAGATAGAGAAAGCTCCTCATCTTCCAATAAAAATCAGCAAAAAGCTAGGGGTTTTATCCTGGTTCTTGTTTTTTTCTTTATTGGTAATTCTTCCACTCGGAAAGACTATATTCACAAACCTATCTTATGCGATTTTTGATACATTTTACCGTGTAGGCTCGCTAGTATTTGGAGGAGGACATGTGGTTCTACCTATGTTAGAGAGAGAAGTGGTTCCAAATGGATGGCTTTCAGAAGAAATGTTCTTAACTGGTTACGCAGGGGCACAGGCTGTACCCGGCCCGCTATTCACACTTTCCGGATTTTTAGGTGGAGCGATTGGTGGCTGGCAAATAGCGATGATAGCAGTTATTGGCATATTCCTTCCCTCATTCCTCTTATTAATTGGAACACTGCCTTTTTGGAATACGATTCGCTCGTTGCCGTATGCACAAGGTGCGTTGAAGGGTGTAAATGCTGCTGTTGTTGGGTTGTTGCTCGCCGCTTTGTACAACCCTGTATTTACAAGTGCTGTCTTAAATGGTGTGGATCTTGCGGTAGTATTACTTGCGTTTAGCTTGTTGCATTACTGGAAGTGGCCAGCCTGGTTTATTGTTATTTTTACAGCCTTTTTAGGGTTTCTAACTTCTTTCCTCATGTGAAAATAAAATTTGAGCAAGTGGAGCGATTAATACTAGCTTCACTCTTTTTTATGGATTGGGTGTTTAACTTGATAATGACAAATGACAAGAAATTGTTTCCCTCACTGATGATAACAAAAGGCTGTTTTCGCAAAGTTTATTTCTTTTCAACCCGGTCTACAACCGTTGATATAGCTTTGTTTCAGAGCATCTTTTCGTCTTTAATTGATGGGAACCACAAGCAAAATAGGGTTTTTAAATAAATTTAACTAAATAGCAATAATGAATATGATATGAGGCAAACAAAAAAAGAATCCGGTCATTTATGACCGGATTCTTTAGGAAATCCTGTTTTTAACAGCAATAATTAGTAAACGTTAACCTGTCGGCTTCCGTTTTTTTGTTTTGGTAATTTAATTGTCATACATTACCGGAAAAGAGCCCTATAATCCGTATTGAATTATGGCACATCATGTCCCATTGAACTTTGAAGAATTTCGAACCATTGGTCATGATTCAAAGAAAGAGACAAGGAGTTAATTGCGGTTTGAATGCGTTCCTTTTTTCCAGAACCGACGATGGGCATGATTTTAGCAGGGTGCTGTAATAGCCATGCAAATAGTACTTCATCGATTCCTTTTGCACTAATCTCATCTTGGATTTTCGTTAAAGTTTCACGAAGACGTTTTCCTTTTTCATCTTGAGCAGTAAAGACTTTCCCTCCAGCAAGGGGAGACCATGCCATAGGTTTGATACGTTTTTCCTGGCAAAGATGAATCGTGCCGTCGTCAAAATTTTCGAGCTCATAGGCAGATAATTCAATCTGATTAGTGATGAGCGGGTAGTCCAAGTAAGATTGAAGCATTTGAAAATGAGAATTTTTGAAGTTAGAAACGCCAAAGTGACGAACCTTTCCCTCTCTTTTGAGAATGTCGAATGCTTCGGCAATTTCAATGGGATCCATAAAGGGACTTGGGCGATGTAATAATAAAACATCAATATAATCCGTTTTTAAATTCTGCAACGAATTTTCAACTGAAAGTAAAATATGTTCCTTTGTTAAATTGTAGTGATGTGTTTGATGAGTAGGACGCTTATCAGCTGGAATGACAATTCCGCATTTAGTGATTATCTCCATTTCCCCTCGAAGCTCAGGCTTTAATGATAGGGCATCGCCAAACAATTCTTCACAAGTATATCCACCATATAGATCCGCATGGTCAAAAGTAGTAATTCCTTGCTCTAAACAATACTCAATTAATTCGAGTGTTTCTTCTTTTGAATTATTCCAATCATTTAATCTCGATAAACCATGAACTAATCGAGAGAAGGAAAGACCATCTGCCATTTGTATACGTTCCACTAAAATTCCTCCTTGAAATAAAAAAAATATTTTCAGTTTCTTTGATTTACAACAATATGTATCTGCTTCATTATAAACATTTCTTATAAGTGGGTAAACAATCTTATTCTATACCCTAGCCTGTTTTTACAGGGCTCTTTTCGCATACTTTGTTGCTATTGACTCAAAGAAAAAACAGGCAGTAAGGTTTTTTCGACTGATTTCTTACTTTTTATCTAGAGATGGAGAAGTTTTCATAAGGAAAAGAGCACGAAGTCATACAAATCAGGGGATATATTCCTATTCGAAAAGCCACAATCTTTTCGAAAACAGCCTTTTACACTTATATTGGTTGTTAAAAAGTAGAAAAGACAACTAAATAAGCGATTTTTATGCTCTTTTAGTCTAACCACTTCTTGATTTGTCTAATTGTTCACTGTATGAAAAGAAGAAAAATTTCTATAACTGATTTTGCAAAGCTTGTTGCTTTTCGAACCAGTCAATAATCGATGATAAGGCTCTGTCTCGGGGGCATCATTTCGCTTGTATTTGATGTGAATCACCAGCGAATTGAAGGTTTCCTTCTAAAATTAAACTATAAATGAAACAATGTATACGAAAAATGTCCTTTATTAAAGGCTCTTTTCACATACTTTGTTGCTTTAGCATCAAAATGAAGGGAAACACTCTTTTCATTCCTCATTTTGGGTTGAAAATGATGCGAAAAGATGCCCCAAAGTCAATCTTCATCACGAATTGAGGGCTATTCGAACAGCCACAACCTTTGCGAAAAAAGCCTTAATAAGAGAAACAAACTTTAGAAAATGATAATTCAAAATGGTTGCGTCATTTTCATTTATCTGTCATAGTGAAATTGACTGAATTTAATATTAGAGTATTGTAGGGGAACCAGTGTTGCTGGTTGAGAGAGTAGTCATAAGCTACGGACCCTTGAACCTGATCTGGTTGATACCAGCGGAGGAAACATGTTCAATTTTTTTGTTTATGTGCGCCTAGGTATCTATCTAGGCGCTTTTTCATGTACATAAGACTATCAGGATCTCTAGTATTCCGTCATCAAAGAAATAAGATCACATATGAGGGGGAAAAGAGATGAAAAAATGGCTATTAGGGGCAGTTGCTATCATATTCATTCTGGCTGGTTGTGGAAATGAGGAGGAGAGTAACACAAGTAGTAAGGAATTAAAAAAGATTTCCGTGGTGCTTGATTGGACTCCGAATACGAATCACACAGGTCTATACGTTGCAAAAGACAGAGGGTACTTCAAAGACGAAGGGCTAGACGTCGAAATCATCCTACCAGGTGAAGCAGGGGCAGATCAACTCGTTGCGTCAGGCAAAGCTGATTTTGGGATAAGTTATCAAGAAAGTATCACTCGTGCAAGAGTTGAAGATGTTCCATTGGTTTCAATAGCTGCGATTATTCAGCATAATACTTCGGGTTTTGCGTCACCAAGTGGAAAAGAAATTCTTAGCCCGAAAGATTTTGAAGGGAAAACCTATGGTGGTTGGGGGGATCCTGTTGAAAAAGCTGTGATGGAATCCGTAATGAAGAGTGAAAATAGCGAAGTGGATAAAGTAGAGTTTGTAAATATGGGATCAAGTGACTTTTTCACCGCAGTGAAAAGAGACATTGATTTTGCTTGGATCTACTATGGGTGGACAGGGATTGAAGCAGAGTTGCGCGGTGAAGAACTGAATATGGTGTATTTAACGGATTACTCAAATAAGCTAGACTATTATACACCTGTTTTAGCTACGAATGAAAGCAAAATTGAAGATGATCCAGAAGTAGTAAAGGCCTTTTTAGCGGCGGTAAGCAAAGGTTACAGAGACTCGATTGAAAATCCAGATGAAGCTGCCGAAGTTTTATTGACAGCTGTTCCAGATTTGGATGAGGAGCTAGTCAAAAAATCACAAAGCTGGCTCGCAGACAAGTATCAGGCTGATGCTCCACGTTGGGGTGAACAAAAAACTGAGATTTGGGAAAACTATGCAAATTGGATGTTTGAAAATGGACTGATGGAACAGAAGCTTGAAGCAAATGAAGCCTTTACAACACAATTCTTACCAAAATAAGGGAGAAGATAGCGATGGGAAATTCTTTAGTGAGTATTCAAATTTTGCCGAAAACGGAACGTGGTGAAGATGTAATACCATTTGTCGATGAGGCGATTAAAGTAATTGAAGAATCTGGTGTGTGCTACGAGGTTCATCCACTTGAAACGACGATGGAAGGTGAATTATCTGAATTATTTTCGATCATTCAAAGAATGAATGAAAAAATGGTGCAATTAGGATGTCCGAATGTAATTTCTCAAATAAAAGTTTTGTATCAACCTTCTGGAATTATGATGAATCAATTAACGGAGAAATATCGATGATAAGAGCGATATTTCTCAAAGGATGGAGACCATTTATGGTTCTCCTCCTTTTCTTTATTTCATGGGAGTTTTCAACAAATATTTGGAACATTCCTGTTTGGATGCTTCCAGGTCCACTTCAAATAATAAAAGAATTTATTGCTGTATGGTCTTTTTTTTATGAAGATGTTCTAGCAACAATTTGGCTAACTCTTTTAGGCTTTTTTATTGGAGGTTCATTTGGTTGGGGAACAGCTATGGTGTTGCATCGTGTTCCTCTTTTACGGGAGGCTTTTTATCCATTCCTGATTTTGTCCCAGAATATTCCGATTATTGTTCTGGCGCCACTTTTAGTCATTTGGTTTGGTTTTGGCCTTTTACCCAAATTGATTGTCATCACCTTAATTTGTTTCTTTCCTGTAGCCGTTTCGACGTTAGATGGATATAAACAAACCTCATCTGAATTATTGCATTACATGAAAATGGCTGGTGCAACGAAAAGGCAAATTTTTTGGAAATTAGAGTTTCCCTCTTCTCTTCCAATGTTGTTCTCAGGTATAAAAATTTCAGCAACCTATAGTGTAATGGGGGCTGTTATTTCAGAGTGGCTAGGGGCTAAAGCTGGAATCGGTGTCTTTATGACTCTAGCTTCTTCATCGTTTCAAACCGATCGTGTCTTTGTGGCAATCTTGACCATTATGTTTATCAGTTTACTTTTCTTTTGGGTGATTGTATTGGTTGAAAAAATTGTATTGAACGGAGGGAAGTACGATGAATAAGTTAGAGCTAAAAGATGTGTCGAAGAGATTCGGGGAAAAGGATGTATTATCGCGAGTTAGCCTCACCATTAAGCAAGGGGAATTTGTCACATTACTTGGTCCTTCAGGAAGTGGAAAAAGCACTATATTTCACCTCGTTGGTGGGTTGTTAACTCCAGATAGTGGCGAAATTTATTTAGAAGATCAAAAAATCAATGGAAAGGCCGGACATATTTCGTATATGCCTCAAACTCCTTCATTATTACCATGGCGGACGGTAATAGAAAATGTTCTATTAGGTCAAGAATTAGTAGGTGAGGTGAATGAAAAAGAGGCAAAAAACATGCTACAAAAGGCAGGTTTAGCTGGTTTTGAAGGTGCATATCCTCATGAATTGTCAGGTGGAATGAAGCAGAGAGTTTCATTTATTAGAG is from Bacillus sp. 2205SS5-2 and encodes:
- a CDS encoding EAL domain-containing protein, yielding MQNSYYIFLPVLFITLINLFFLYYRQLPKNKWLFMFVHSLSLSLGLWFSTLLTLFANGLFINIAVYWSTFLFIFILSTLFYLLISYTLLNLFSQDVSSIDMFILSLFYGTISTILPVLFIFKVSGIIEWDPFQLSVALILFITSYFLILRIFKQIRIDQNENNNYVSFWFQFFFSLTSSYAIYGSILTVLEGLNVVKNIDFFVAELITILILILFTIFYSEKQYDEKHDELRKNNEKLEYLALHDQLTHLPNRMFLQSYIIDKISIGNPFHVLFLDLDSFKHINDYYGHNFGDELLKRIANRLTNIVDKSGFVSRLGGDEFVVVYPEESIIDIDVLLNQIIREITIPTTIYERNFSVTTSIGAASYPFDGTNAETLMKHADLAMYHSKEAGKNQFTYFTKQLIKEYEETIQLKEDLKLAFANKQLYIYFQPQLDLSNQKLTGFEALLRWNHPQRGQIPPSEFIPVAEETGLIVDIGEWVLKESLRQLRSWKQMFQQPLKLAVNVSIKQIEQPNFVETVRDALIQANVSADSLDLEITESLAMTNVNKAVQIFSELRHLGVKISIDDFGTGHSSLNYLKLLGIRHIKIDRSFINEIAQSKESKEIVKAILSIAKHLHLSVTAEGIETKEQYQLLRDLQCQNGQGFLFAKPMSSTDLESFLYERDTVNSTN
- a CDS encoding SulP family inorganic anion transporter, encoding MNTQTLKEQWFGNIRGDVLSGIVVALALIPEAIAFSIIAGVDPMVGLYASFCIAVVIAFVGGRPGMISAATGAMALVMVTLVKDFGLQYLLAATILTGIIQIIFGLFKVGKFMRFIPRSVMVGFVNALAILIFTAQLPHFIDETWVMYAMVAGSLAIIYILPRFSKAIPSPLIAIVVITVIAIVSGSSVRTVGDMGELSQKLPLFLLPDIPLNFETLRIILPYSFALALVGLLESLLTAQIVDDMTDTDSDKNREARGQGIANIVSGFFGGMAGCAMIGQSVINVKSGGRGRLSTLVAGMFLIVLIILLNDVLIQIPMAALVGVMIMVSIGTFDWSSLTKLHIMPKTDAIVMIATVATVVKTHDLSKGVLAGVLLSAIFFAAKISRVHVTSMMDDMTQEIVYTVRGQIFFASVSELIASIDFKDQAEKIKIDFTHAHLWDDSAVAAVDKIVLKYREAGKKVSIVGLNPDSSSLIEQLAVYHKPNAKMADH
- a CDS encoding universal stress protein; translated protein: MFQKILLASDGSKHALRAAEKAAHLAHLDQDATVTIAFVVDGSKSKSDVLSQESRELIEYKRKESLHETERYFEEQNVPFEVKILKGEPGPTLIKVANEQEYDLVILGSRGLNTLQEMVLGSVSHKVAKRANCPVMIIK
- the chrA gene encoding chromate efflux transporter; this encodes MLKKWIEIFFVSLRLGLTSFGGPAAHLAYFREEYIKRRNWLDEKSFADLIALCQFLPGPASSQVGISIGMVRGGILGGVISWLGFTLPSVLALVLFAYFVESGDMINSSWIHGLKLVAVAVVAHAIIGMGKKLTPDRERMTIAILAAIATLLVPTAIGQLVIIAVAALIGYGLYRSEEIEKAPHLPIKISKKLGVLSWFLFFSLLVILPLGKTIFTNLSYAIFDTFYRVGSLVFGGGHVVLPMLEREVVPNGWLSEEMFLTGYAGAQAVPGPLFTLSGFLGGAIGGWQIAMIAVIGIFLPSFLLLIGTLPFWNTIRSLPYAQGALKGVNAAVVGLLLAALYNPVFTSAVLNGVDLAVVLLAFSLLHYWKWPAWFIVIFTAFLGFLTSFLM
- a CDS encoding aldo/keto reductase; its protein translation is MERIQMADGLSFSRLVHGLSRLNDWNNSKEETLELIEYCLEQGITTFDHADLYGGYTCEELFGDALSLKPELRGEMEIITKCGIVIPADKRPTHQTHHYNLTKEHILLSVENSLQNLKTDYIDVLLLHRPSPFMDPIEIAEAFDILKREGKVRHFGVSNFKNSHFQMLQSYLDYPLITNQIELSAYELENFDDGTIHLCQEKRIKPMAWSPLAGGKVFTAQDEKGKRLRETLTKIQDEISAKGIDEVLFAWLLQHPAKIMPIVGSGKKERIQTAINSLSLSLNHDQWFEILQSSMGHDVP
- a CDS encoding ABC transporter substrate-binding protein, whose protein sequence is MKKWLLGAVAIIFILAGCGNEEESNTSSKELKKISVVLDWTPNTNHTGLYVAKDRGYFKDEGLDVEIILPGEAGADQLVASGKADFGISYQESITRARVEDVPLVSIAAIIQHNTSGFASPSGKEILSPKDFEGKTYGGWGDPVEKAVMESVMKSENSEVDKVEFVNMGSSDFFTAVKRDIDFAWIYYGWTGIEAELRGEELNMVYLTDYSNKLDYYTPVLATNESKIEDDPEVVKAFLAAVSKGYRDSIENPDEAAEVLLTAVPDLDEELVKKSQSWLADKYQADAPRWGEQKTEIWENYANWMFENGLMEQKLEANEAFTTQFLPK
- a CDS encoding thiamine-binding protein; the protein is MGNSLVSIQILPKTERGEDVIPFVDEAIKVIEESGVCYEVHPLETTMEGELSELFSIIQRMNEKMVQLGCPNVISQIKVLYQPSGIMMNQLTEKYR
- a CDS encoding ABC transporter permease; this encodes MRAIFLKGWRPFMVLLLFFISWEFSTNIWNIPVWMLPGPLQIIKEFIAVWSFFYEDVLATIWLTLLGFFIGGSFGWGTAMVLHRVPLLREAFYPFLILSQNIPIIVLAPLLVIWFGFGLLPKLIVITLICFFPVAVSTLDGYKQTSSELLHYMKMAGATKRQIFWKLEFPSSLPMLFSGIKISATYSVMGAVISEWLGAKAGIGVFMTLASSSFQTDRVFVAILTIMFISLLFFWVIVLVEKIVLNGGKYDE
- a CDS encoding ABC transporter ATP-binding protein; translated protein: MNKLELKDVSKRFGEKDVLSRVSLTIKQGEFVTLLGPSGSGKSTIFHLVGGLLTPDSGEIYLEDQKINGKAGHISYMPQTPSLLPWRTVIENVLLGQELVGEVNEKEAKNMLQKAGLAGFEGAYPHELSGGMKQRVSFIRALLSPQPFILLDEPFSALDELTRSDMQKWLLSVWEEERPAVLFITHNIEEALFLSDRVLVLSDRPASIKAEFQIPFERPRREEILLSMELLEWKKRLYFELY